From a single Scomber japonicus isolate fScoJap1 chromosome 12, fScoJap1.pri, whole genome shotgun sequence genomic region:
- the dusp28 gene encoding dual specificity phosphatase 28 codes for MLQLCKVTSALFISNARSACSDELIQQEAVTLCINVSKQQPFPSSSGVTKLQIPVYDDPNEDLYSHFDRCADAIQKEAKRGGHSVVYCKNGRSRSATVCIAYLMKHRKMTLIEAVQRVKTARHVIDPNPGFMSQLQRYEQELKKRRGGGEAN; via the exons ATGCTGCAGCTGTGTAAAGTCACCAGCGCTCTGTTCATCAGTAATGCTCGCTCAGCCTGCAGTGACGAGCTCATCCAGCAGGAGGCGGTGACACTCTGCATCAACGTGTCCAAGCAGCAGCCGTTCCCCTCATCCTCCGGCGTCACCAAGCTGCAGATCCCCGTCTACGATGACCCCAACGAGGACCTTTACAGCCACTTCGACCGCTGCGCCGACGCCATCCAGAAGGAGGCGAAGCGCGGCGGACACAGCGTGGTCTACTGCAAGAACGGACGCAGCCGCTCGGCCACCGTCTGCATCGCTTACCTGATGAAACACCGCAAAATGACGCTGATAGAAGCCGTACAG AGAGTGAAGACGGCTCGTCATGTGATCGATCCGAACCCCGGCTTCATGTCTCAGCTGCAGAGATACGAGcaggagctgaagaagagacgaggaggaggagaggccaACTGA
- the vcpip1 gene encoding deubiquitinating protein VCPIP1, with the protein MSLLQSSSKKKDKRILSGTCPDPKCQARLFFPAAHGSVSIECTECGQRHEQKNLINVEEVTDPDVVLHNLLRNALLGVTGAPKKGTELVKVMGLSNYHCKLLSPVLTRYGMDKQTGKARLLRDMNQGEMFDCSLLGDRAFLIEPDHVSTMGYGKDRSGSLIYLHDTLEEVKKANGTRECLIPVHVDGDGHCLVHAVSRALVGRELFWHALRENLKQNFKQNLERYKTLFQDFIDAAEWEDIINECDPLFIPPEGVPLGLRNIHIFGLANVLHRPIVLLDSLSGMRSSGDYSATFLPGLVPEEQCKGKDGKLNKPICIAWSSSGRNHYIPLVGIKNTVLPKLPARLLPKAWGVPQELIRKYIKLEPDGSCVIGGDRSLQDKYLMRLVNAMEEVFMEKHSIHPSLVADVHQYVYRRTGVIGIQPEEVTEAAKKSVMENRLHRCLICGALSELHVPAEWLVPGGKLYNLAKSTHGQLRPDKNYSFPLNNIVCSYDPQRDVLIPDYKLSSLNTCNWCHGTSVRHIHGNGSVVYLDGDRTNTRSQGGKCGCGFKHYWEAKEYDNLPEAFPITLEWGGRVVRETVYWFQYETEPALNSNVYDVAMKLVTKHFPGEFGSEILVQKVVNTILHHTAKKNPDEYNPVSIDGAHVQRLTDTVEPQQPAADPQPPTKIILTGQKAKTLHKEELTMSRAERSLQQSISEQAFVSQKRRTDRLKQEQKGHARTTSPGGSPETSSSSAPVTPTKTSSSSPSSSNKEKKIRVTTSDGRQAMLTLQAHTTFSELQRSITNQFGVPPAQQCIRYGFPPKELIPPKDGEENEPAALQHGDRVTVEILRGPEDKGPAAGSIPRASSSHSVKSEDSVTSGRMSSRELQDSIDLEMSSLCLLATLMGEDVWSYAKKLPHLFQQGGVFYNIVKKDMGLMDGKHCTLPHLTGKTFVYNAAEERLELCVDTAGHFPVGPDVEELVKEALVQLRSEAATRGSREGSPSHGVLRLGSGGVVRKKEQLQSVTAFQGKGHSLGSSGGSSPPEHRPITRQHSSGVDLSASVSRGPPDLSDIPEDATRELVRMAPGFVTMKDGRGVDPNLMEQQRRKLQEMVSSIQASMERHLREQQGTGAAGGAGQERTGGMKTGAAQPTSTAETEPPPAAAAAAPAATPAAAGKPEGKTEEPEEMESQDAEQSNATEPMDHS; encoded by the exons ATGTCTCTGCTGCAGAGCTCCTCCAAGAAGAAAGATAAGCGCATTTTATCTGGAACATGCCCGGATCCCAAATGTCAGGCGAGGCTCTTCTTCCCTGCAGCTCACGGCTCGGTTAGCATCGAGTGCACCGAGTGTGGTCAACGCCACGAACAGAAGAACCTCATAAACGTGGAAGAGGTGACAGATCCAGATGTTGTGCTGCATAATCTGCTCAGAAACGCGTTGCTAGGGGTAACAGGGGCCCCAAAGAAAGGCACAGAGCTGGTGAAGGTGATGGGTTTGTCCAACTACCACTGCAAGCTGCTGTCTCCTGTTCTCACCAGGTATGGCATGGACAAACAGACAGGTAAAGCTCGCCTGCTAAGGGACATGAACCAAGGGGAGATGTTTGACTGCTCGTTGCTAGGAGACAGGGCTTTCCTCATAGAGCCAGACCACGTCTCCACCATGGGCTATGGCAAGGACCGATCGGGGAGCCTCATCTACCTGCACGACACtctggaggaggtgaagaaggcGAACGGCACCAGGGAGTGCCTCATCCCTGTGCACGTGGACGGAGACGGGCACTGCTTGGTGCACGCGGTGTCCAGAGCGCTGGTGGGCCGAGAACTGTTCTGGCACGCGCTGAGAGAGAACCTCAAGCAGAACTTCAAGCAGAACCTAGAGCGATACAAGACGCTCTTTCAGGATTTTATAGACGCAGCTGAATGGGAGGATATTATTAATGAGTGTGACCCTCTCTTCATCCCCCCTGAAGGCGTCCCGCTCGGGCTTCGCAACATCCACATATTCGGGCTCGCCAACGTCCTGCACCGGCCCATCGTCCTGCTGGACTCGCTCAGCGGGATGAGGAGCTCTGGGGATTACTCTGCCACCTTCCTGCCGGGGCTGGTGCCGGAGGAGCAGTGCAAGGGGAAAGACGGGAAGCTCAACAAACCCATCTGCATCGCCTGGAGCAGCTCCGGCAGGAACCACTACATCCCTCTGGTGGGGATCAAGAACACGGTGCTGCCGAAGCTGCCGGCGCGCCTGCTGCCGAAGGCCTGGGGCGTCCCGCAGGAGCTCATCAGGAAGTACATAAAGCTGGAGCCGGACGGGAGCTGCGTGATCGGCGGCGACCGAAGCCTGCAGGACAAATACCTGATGAGGCTGGTCAACGCCATGGAGGAGGTGTTCATGGAGAAGCACAGCATCCACCCGTCGCTGGTGGCCGACGTGCACCAGTACGTGTACAGGCGCACCGGTGTCATCGGCATCCAACCGGAGGAGGTGACGGAAGCGGCTAAGAAGTCGGTGATGGAGAACCGGCTGCACCGCTGCCTGATCTGCGGTGCCCTCTCCGAGCTCCACGTGCCGGCAGAGTGGCTCGTTCCTGGCGGGAAGCTCTACAACTTAGCCAAGTCCACGCACGGCCAGCTGAGGCCGGACAAGAACTACAGCTTCCCACTCAACAACATCGTCTGCTCGTACGACCCCCAGAGAGACGTCCTCATCCCCGATTACAAACTGAGCTCCCTCAACACCTGCAACTGGTGTCACGGCACATCGGTGCGCCACATCCACGGCAACGGGTCCGTGGTTTATCTGGACGGGGACAGAACCAACACCCGCTCCCAGGGCGGGAAGTGCGGGTGCGGCTTTAAGCATTACTGGGAAGCGAAGGAGTACGACAACCTCCCCGAGGCTTTCCCCATTACGCTGGAGTGGGGGGGGCGGGTGGTGCGGGAGACGGTGTACTGGTTCCAGTATGAGACTGAACCGGCTTTGAACAGTAACGTGTACGACGTGGCCATGAAGCTGGTCACTAAACACTTCCCGGGAGAGTTTGGCAGCGAGATCCTGGTTCAGAAGGTCGTCAACACCATCCTGCATCACACGGCCAAGAAGAACCCGGACGAGTACAACCCGGTGTCAATCGACGGCGCCCACGTCCAGCGCCTCACTGACACCGTGGAGCCTCAGCAGCCGGCGGCCGACCCCCAGCCGCCCACCAAGATCATCCTGACGGGTCAGAAAGCAAAGACGCTCCACAAAGAGGAGCTGACGATGAGCCGGGCGGAGCGCAGCCTGCAGCAGAGCATCAGCGAGCAGGCCTTCGTCTCTCAGAAGCGCCGCACCGACCGGCTGAAGCAGGAGCAGAAAGGACACGCCCGGACGACTTCCCCCGGCGGATCTCCCGAAACCTCGTCCTCCTCGGCTCCGGTCACGCCCACcaaaacctcctcctcctccccatcctcGTCCAACAAGGAGAAGAAGATCCGCGTGACGACCAGCGACGGCAGGCAGGCCATGCTGACCCTGCAGGCTCACACCACCTTCTCGGAGCTGCAGAGGAGCATCACCAACCAGTTCGGGGTGCCGCCGGCGCAGCAGTGCATCCGCTACGGCTTCCCGCCCAAAGAGCTGATCCCTCCGAAGGACGGCGAGGAGAACGAACCGGCGGCGCTGCAGCATGGCGACAGGGTGACGGTGGAGATCCTGAGGGGCCCCGAGGACAAAGGCCCCGCCGCCGGCTCCATACCTCGCGCCTCCAGTTCGCACTCGGTGAAGAGCGAGGACTCAGTGACGTCCGGCAGGATGAGCAGCCGTGAACTTCAGGACAGCATAGACCTTGAGAtgtcctccctctgtctcctaGCAACGCTGATGG GTGAGGATGTTTGGTCGTACGCTAAGAAGCTTCCACACTTGTTCCAGCAGGGCGGCGTCTTTTACAACATCGTCAAAAAGGACATGG GGCTGATGGACGGGAAGCACTGCACGCTGCCTCACCTGACGGGGAAGACGTTTGTCTACAACGCAGCAGAGGAGCGGCTGGAGCTCTGCGTGGACACTGCCGGTCACTTCCCCGTCGGCCCTGACGTGGAGGAGCTGGTGAAGGAGGCGCTGGTCCAGCTGCGCTCGGAGGCGGCCACCAGGGGCAGCAGAGAGGGGAGTCCGTCCCACGGCGTTCTGCGGCTGGGCAGCGGCGGCGTCGTGCGTAAGAAGGAGCAGCTGCAGAGCGTCACTGCCTTCCAGGGCAAAGGCCACTCTCTGGGCAGCAGCGGGGGCTCCTCCCCTCCCGAGCACCGGCCTATCACGCGCCAGCACAGCAGTGGTGTGGACCTAAGTGCCAGCGTGTCCCGAGGACCCCCGGACCTGTCGGACATCCCCGAGGATGCCACCCGGGAGCTGGTCCGCATGGCGCCGGGCTTCGTCACCATGAAGGACGGGCGTGGCGTCGACCCGaacctgatggagcagcagcggAGGAAGCTGCAGGAGATGGTCTCCTCCATCCAGGCGTCTATGGAGCGCCACCTGAGGGAGCAGCAGGGCACGGGCGCTGCGGGAGGGGCAGGCCAGGAGCGGACGGGCGGGATGAAGACGGGCGCCGCTCAACCGACGTCTACCGCCGAGACCGAACCGCCGCctgccgccgctgctgctgctcctgctgctacACCTGCTGCAGCCGGCAAACCGGAGGGGAAGACGGAGGAACCggaggagatggagagccaGGACGCGGAGCAGAGCAACGCCACCGAACCCATGGATCACTCCTGA